The Candidatus Angelobacter sp. genomic sequence CGTCCGGACAGAACTCGACGCTGACCGGCACCCTGGCCGGACAGATCGTCATGGAGGGCTTTCTAAACATCAGGCTGCGTCCGTGGTTGCGGCGCCTGATCACCCGCCTCATCGCCATCGTGCCCGCGATCATCTGTCTGGCAATTCTGGGCGATGGCGCCGAGGACAAACTGCTCGTGCTCAGCCAGGTAATTCTCTCGATGCAACTGCCCTTCGCGGTCGTCCCACTCGTCCTCTTCACGAGCGAGCGGGCGAAGATGGGCGAATTTGCCAACAAATGCTGGGTGAATTGGCTGGCCTGGACGACGGTAATCGTCATCATCGCCCTGAACATAAAGCTGCTCGCGGACGTTTTTGGGATGACCGACCTGGCAATCAAGATTTTCCGGCAATCGTAGGTCCGCATGTACAAAAAAATCCTCGTTGCACTCGAAAACAGCCGCGCTGACCAGAGCCTGCTGCCGCACGTCACCGAACTGGCCAGACGCCTGCATTCACGTCTGCTGCTGGTGCATGTGGCCGACGGCTGGGTCGCCCGCAACTTCGAACAACTCAAGCTTGCTGAATCCCAGGAAATGAAGGATGACCGCGGCTATCTGGAGGCGGCCGCGGGCAGGCTGCGGGCGGAAGGTCTGGAAGTCTCCGCTCATCTCGCCCTCGGTGATCCGCCCACGGAAATCATCCGGACCGCCGAACGCGAACAGTGCGATCTGATCGCGATGACAACGCATGGGCACCGGTTGATTGGCGATTTGATCCTGGGCAGCACCATCCATGAGGTCCGTCACAAGACGACCATCCCCGTCCTGCTGGTGCGGGCGGCCGAAAAATAGCGTCCCGCGCCAACCGCCGCCGTTTCAAATCCGCGCCACCAGATCCGTATCTCCGGCTCGAACGCGCGCCGGCAATTTTTTCTCAACAGGCGCCTTCTCCAGCACGACGAACCTCGGGAGGCCGCCCTCATCCGGCAGACGCAGCTCACCTTCAATGAGCGGCCGCGCGTACTGAATGAACTTTTCGTTCGGCAGAAAACCGTCTTCGCTCATCCAATCGCGCGGA encodes the following:
- a CDS encoding universal stress protein, whose translation is MYKKILVALENSRADQSLLPHVTELARRLHSRLLLVHVADGWVARNFEQLKLAESQEMKDDRGYLEAAAGRLRAEGLEVSAHLALGDPPTEIIRTAEREQCDLIAMTTHGHRLIGDLILGSTIHEVRHKTTIPVLLVRAAEK
- a CDS encoding 6-phosphofructokinase; amino-acid sequence: DVEEAAACGEAAVRAAVGGRSGFMVKLMRLQNNPYKWTTDLQPLGDIANVEHFIPRDWMSEDGFLPNEKFIQYARPLIEGELRLPDEGGLPRFVVLEKAPVEKKLPARVRAGDTDLVARI